Sequence from the Macaca thibetana thibetana isolate TM-01 chromosome 20, ASM2454274v1, whole genome shotgun sequence genome:
GTAGTAGGAATATGGAAGGAAATTGCTTTCTAATTTCATCCAAGGTCTGCATGTCACCTTCAATGATCCCTCTTCCGGGGACATCCCACATTTTCCAAATTGTCATCCTGTAGTAGGGTGGCCAGCTAGGCAGTGGGGAGACCCTGGAGAGATTTATGCAAAGGATTACCCAGAGAAATGTGCCCATTCAGCCTCTCAAGAGTGAAGAATggaagagagggagacagagcccTGTCTCTGTCCTGGTGCTATGCACAGGAGAAATGTGGCTGAGGGAACCACGTGGGGACAGACTCAGGCTAGAGGGGAAATCCAAAGGTCACAACCTCCACCAGTCCTTTGCACACAACTCTCTCCCTATGCTCCCGCTGCTGCTGATCCTGGAAGTTGAACACGAGGCTGGGTTTGCACACGGTATCCAGGGGAGGTAAAGATGTTGACAGTCCTGAGTCAGGCCAGGCCACTGCTCACGGCCCAGCCAGCGACCACAGGCAGTGCAGATTCAGCAGGGGTGAGTGCAAGGGCCAGGGCGGGGCTTCTGCACCCCACCACCTCCCCTGACTATAAAGGGAGCAGCCGGCTCCTGGTCTCCTTCATGCCTCCCACCTGCCCTACTGACTTCTCGTCTCTTGCCTAGGAACTCCAGGCTTGTCTTGGCTCCAAATGGATCCCAACTGCTCCTGCACCACAGGTAAGGGACGCCTGGCTCTGGGCCTTGAGATGCCCATTCCTGGCCACCGTACACAGCGTCCCTGGGTTTGAGAAGGTTGTATTATGAGATCTGAGTTGAAGGGAACTCCTTTACTTCTTCCAGTGCTTTCCTCTTGGCCAAGCTCCTGCGAGCATTTCCCTCCTCTGTGCTTGTAAGTCAGAATTAGGGATTCTGAGGATCAAGGCTGTTCTGCTCCATGTCACCCATCTAGTCAGGGGGCTGCTGGCTGAGCCCCAATGCTCTGCTCTaattctgagcagctgggatggaTGAGAGGCGGGGGACTCTGACAGGAGGCCTCTTCAGAGTTCATCAGAGAAGGTTTTGGCCTCCAGCCCCGTCTTCCTGGGCTGTGTGTGGAGCTGGGAACTTCCTGATAGGGTATATAAAGGAGAGTGCTTGCCCTTTCCAGCGTGATGGCGGAGGACATGGGGCTTCTGTTCCACTGCTCTGAGTGGGAAAGGAGCTCTGAGGGCTGGCCCTGCACAGAGGAGGGGGCAGAGGGGGCACTGGACATTCATTGACTCACCGCTGTACCTTCTGCACCTTACTCGCCGCTCACTGCCTTTTTTTCTTCCGCAGGTGCCTCCTGTGCCTGTGCTCGTTCCTGCACGTGCAAAGAGTGCAAATGCGCCTCCTGCAAGAAGAGTGAGTGCGGGGCCATCTCCAGGAATCTGGGGCTGTGGCTAAGGTTGGGAGGGAACTCAGCGCTGGCCCTGAGTGCATGCTTTTGGGATCTGGTCTTCTTTCGCCCCTGTTGGCTGGGTCGTTCCCTCTCCAGGCTTTCTGCTCTGAGCTCAGATGGGGCAGGGCAGACTTTTTCTATTGGGACACAAACCTCAAATGCACCATCAGAACAGAGCTGTGCCAACCTAAAAATGCATCCTCTGGGTCTGGGGTCTGAACTTGAGCCAGACCTGCTGTTGAGACAGAGAGGTCCCTGGTCAACTCGGCTGTGACCTCTcactctccccttcttccccaggctgctgctcctgctgccccGTGGACTGTGCCAAGTGTGCCCAGGGCTGTGTCTGCAAAGGCTCGTCAGAGAAGTGCCGCTGCTGTGCCTGATGTTGGGAGAGCACTGCTCCCAGGCATAAATAGAGCAACCAGTACtaacctggatttttttttttcaaactacgCTGATCGGTTTGCTATGTTCCTTCCTTTATTCAATATGTGAATGACAATAAAACACTTTTGACTTGATTCAACTCTCCTTTCCTGTGTGTGGCTTGGAAATAACAGTTGGAGTGGGGGACTGAATTGAGAATTTAGAGACACGGTTCTGATGGAAATGTGAGCCCCTAACAGTCTGAGTACCTTGAGGCAAGCCCGGTTCCTCCCTGAGCTccatcttctgtaaaatggaactgCACTGTGCCGGATCACATGACGGGGTCGGGGGGACATGCGTGATCGCCTCGGGTCATGTCAAATGTGCAAATGTGGCACAGAAACTTCTCCatctctcattttcattttctgttttccctgcCTAGCTTTGGTACCTCATCAGATTTTAGGCTTGAAAGTGATGACGGGGTGGAATCCAACTCCTCAGTTGCTTGAGTTCTGCACGGGGCTTCTCACACTCCACAGTGAAGAAACACTTTTTAATTCCCATCCATCCCAGGCCTAAACCTTTGTAAATAAAATCCTGTTAATTACAGATAAAAGGAAATCAAACACAAAATACAGAAACCATTTTAATATTCAACAGGAAAAATTTTAGTAAGTATACACACAAATAACAGGAAAATGAAAGACTCACAAACTTTGCACATATTTTGCTGATGCGCATTGCAAACAGGAATCAGCAGAACTGGTCCCAGGGTGTGGCTCACACACCTTGAGCAGCACTGCCCAGCACGTCCCCACAAGGAACCATCAGGCTTGCTCTGCTTCGTGTCACTGACAGGACTCTCGCTGACCCCTGAGAGCTCCCTGCTGTGACTTGGCTCTGAATGTTTGGAAGTTCCACCCAAGCCCAAACTGAATTTGTTTCAGCCTTTGCCTACTTCAGAACATCAAAGCGACTGGAGACATGGAGGGAGATGCCCAGCATGTTCCAGCAGTATGCAGTGAGTGTGATCCTGGTTTGCAGAAGTTCTTCTGGCTGCCTATGCAGCAGTGATGGAGGATTCTGCAGTTTggagggtgtggtggtgctcattAAGGAGTGAGGCCCTGGCTGATTTATAATAAAAGCTAACCATTAGTCCCCCTGGCTCTGTGGAGGACATGCTATTTGATGTTCAATCAAAGAGGAAGATGGATTTCCTGGCCTAGCTATCAGGACCACACTTACTCACTGCTGCCCAGGGAAGAGGAGATTTCAGAGGGCAGCCTGAGCCTAGGACATGAATTTTGGTGTCAGGCAGTCCTGGTTCACAGCCTGCTTCACAACCAGAAAAAAAGTAAGATTCTCATcgctgaaagaaaaaagaaaaaaagatgaaaaaaattaaaaataaataaataatgaggcTTACGAGTATTCTCTCTacgctttctttttatttatttttaattaattaattaatttttttgagatggaatctctctctgttgcccaggctggagtgcagtggtgggatcttggctcactacaacctccgcctcccaggttcaagcaattctcctgcctcagtctcctgagtagctgggattacaggtgcacaccaccacgcccggctaagctttgtatttttgtagagacagggtttattcatattgaccaggctggtctggaactcctgctcTCAAGTGACGTGCCAACCTtcatctctcaaagtgctgggattacaggtgtgacccactgcacctagcctacaCTACCTTCTTAGACAGACAAATTCTGTTAAATCCCAACAGCCTCCTGGAGAAAGGCTCATAGGTTTGTATTAGAGGCTGTATTAGAGGCTGGGAATGAGATTGCAGCCTGGTGATCCTGCCAGGAGGAATGTGGTGTTGGATAACATGCTGCTGCTTGGCATTTGTACAGACACAAAAGCCTTTCTCACCCTTCGTATCACTGGATCTTCATACAACCTTGGGAATGAGAGCCACAGACCTCAGAACTGGGACAGCTAATATGCAGGGCCTGGCAGGCCTGTGTTGTCTTTCAGAGTAGTTAATCAACctgcctaaggccacacagctcaGAAGTGAAGGGATGCATGAACCTATGCTACCCCTAGCCTGCTGTCCTGGTCACAGCTGGCAGAGCATGATCTGCTAGTCACTGGATGCTAAACTCTGCCTACCCTGGTTCAAATCTATAAACATGCTTTGGGATAGACCAATTTTGCACTTGGCTTGAGAGGTGAGcattgaagcccagagaggtcacAGAGCTGTGCAGGGGAAAGTGACTGCCAACTGAATGTGCTTCCCACTGCTGCCTCTGGGCCAGATTTTCTGTGTCCTCATCTTTCTTGTGACTTGGTGGCATAGAGTGGTGGGTGAGGGCATGATGCTGCCATTAGCATGCAGGAGTACAAATCCCGCCTCCGTCACTTTAGCTGTGCCTTgcaacctctctgtgtctcagtctcctccCCTGTAAAAGGTATATGATAATGGCATCTAGCGTGtaggattaaataatttaatacatgTAAGAAACTTGGAATGATGCCTGGCAAGTGGTGAGTAGTCTATAATATTAGCTATTGCTTCTTTAAAACAACCATTACACATAGCATAGTggatatttgtttattcatagaTAAAGCAGCGGGGCCTGGAGTGCCTAGTTATGTATGTATGCTGTCATTGTCATCTACCACTCAAACACGGGTCCTGTGGACCAAAGAGAGCCATTCACTGTTCCCACAAAAATGTCATCAACACAGGATTATAAAGCTATGAGCAAGATGCTGTGCCTCATGTCACATATAGAATGACTGCCATTTC
This genomic interval carries:
- the LOC126943925 gene encoding metallothionein-1B-like, with protein sequence MDPNCSCTTGASCACARSCTCKECKCASCKKSCCSCCPVDCAKCAQGCVCKGSSEKCRCCA